A window from Actinomycetospora corticicola encodes these proteins:
- a CDS encoding FAD-binding oxidoreductase, with protein sequence MNETSAKLPRPVQRLRNAAARFTTPLLPDDYLTLLNPLWSARELRGRVVKVVQETDDAATLVIKPGWGWSFDHQAGQYVGIAVQVDGRFHWRSYSLTSPPKRDAGHLSVTVKAQPEGFLSQHLVRGVAPGTIVRLAPPQGDFVLPDPPPKKILFLTAGSGITPIMAFLRTLDRRSSMPDVVVVHSAPDPEHFLFSDELDDLDRRYDSVTVVRRHTQEEGHLDLDALHEVCADWKERAAWVCGPNEMLDDAERVWSEAGLDDNLHVERFSANLAGGEAEGGTVTFSASDTEIEIDGATTLLEAGEQGGLQLPFGCRMGICHTCVVPLRDGVVRDLRDGTEHRADGSGGQSWDAVKIQTCVTAAAGDCVIDA encoded by the coding sequence GTGAACGAGACGTCGGCAAAGCTCCCCCGACCGGTCCAACGGTTGCGGAACGCGGCCGCCCGCTTCACCACCCCGCTGTTACCGGACGACTACCTGACCCTGCTCAACCCGCTGTGGTCCGCCCGCGAGCTCCGGGGCAGGGTCGTCAAGGTCGTGCAGGAGACCGACGACGCCGCCACGTTGGTCATCAAGCCGGGCTGGGGCTGGTCGTTCGACCACCAGGCCGGGCAGTACGTCGGCATCGCCGTGCAGGTCGACGGGCGCTTCCACTGGCGGTCGTACTCGCTCACCTCGCCGCCCAAGCGCGACGCGGGGCACCTGTCGGTGACGGTCAAGGCGCAGCCCGAGGGCTTCCTGTCCCAGCACCTGGTGCGCGGCGTCGCCCCCGGCACGATCGTCCGGCTCGCGCCCCCGCAGGGCGACTTCGTCCTCCCCGACCCGCCGCCCAAGAAGATCCTCTTCCTGACGGCGGGCTCCGGTATCACGCCGATCATGGCCTTCCTCCGCACGCTGGACCGGCGGTCGTCCATGCCGGACGTCGTCGTGGTCCACTCCGCGCCCGACCCGGAGCACTTCCTGTTCTCCGACGAGCTCGACGACCTCGACCGGCGCTACGACTCGGTGACGGTGGTCCGCCGCCACACCCAGGAGGAGGGCCACCTCGACCTGGACGCGCTGCACGAGGTGTGCGCGGACTGGAAGGAACGCGCCGCCTGGGTGTGCGGACCGAACGAGATGCTCGACGACGCCGAGCGGGTGTGGTCCGAGGCCGGACTCGACGACAACCTGCACGTCGAGCGGTTCTCCGCGAACCTCGCGGGCGGCGAGGCCGAGGGTGGCACGGTGACCTTCTCGGCCTCCGACACCGAGATCGAGATCGACGGTGCGACGACGCTGCTCGAGGCCGGCGAGCAGGGCGGTCTGCAACTGCCCTTCGGGTGCCGCATGGGCATCTGTCACACCTGCGTCGTCCCGCTGCGTGACGGCGTGGTGCGCGACCTGCGTGACGGCACCGAGCACCGGGCCGACGGCTCCGGTGGTCAGAGCTGGGACGCCGTGAAGATCCAGACCTGTGTCACGGCTGCGGCCGGCGACTGCGTCATCGACGCGTGA
- a CDS encoding fatty acid desaturase, with translation MAIRDVKEFAHLTEADVEALGREFDQIRADIEESRNDKDAAYIRRLITIQRRLNVAARVMMFGSNRRELWWAGALTLGVAKILENMEIGHNVMHGEWDWMNDPEIHSSTWEWDNVCPADQWKHSHNYLHHTYTNVIGKDKDVGYEILRVRSDQPWHPYYLTQPVVNALLMTFFEYGVSLHDLDIDGLVKMRLENPEEFKQKFLDILRKQARQAGKDYVLFPALTGPNFASTVSANFTANIIRNVWSYAIIFCGHFPDGAEVFTEEELENETQGEWYLRQLLGSANFTGNRLMHIMSGSLGYQIEHHLFPDLPSNRYPEIAERVTALCEKYELPYTTGSFPKQFWQATRSIWRLSLPARKIREANQKRLEAGLPRQRGKITPQGAENSSVAPAPSSTPGHPTSVSPASQT, from the coding sequence GTGGCCATCCGTGACGTCAAGGAGTTCGCCCACCTCACCGAGGCCGACGTGGAGGCGCTGGGTCGGGAGTTCGACCAGATCCGCGCCGACATCGAGGAGTCGCGCAACGACAAGGACGCCGCCTACATCCGTCGGTTGATCACCATCCAGCGGCGGCTCAACGTGGCCGCCCGCGTGATGATGTTCGGCAGCAACCGCCGTGAGCTGTGGTGGGCGGGTGCCCTGACCCTCGGCGTGGCCAAGATCCTCGAGAACATGGAGATCGGCCACAACGTCATGCACGGCGAGTGGGACTGGATGAACGATCCGGAGATCCACTCGTCGACGTGGGAGTGGGACAACGTCTGCCCCGCCGACCAGTGGAAGCACTCCCACAACTACCTGCACCACACGTACACGAACGTGATCGGCAAGGACAAGGACGTGGGGTACGAGATCCTCCGCGTCCGCTCCGACCAGCCGTGGCACCCGTACTACCTGACGCAGCCCGTGGTGAACGCGCTGCTCATGACGTTCTTCGAGTACGGCGTCTCGCTGCACGACCTCGACATCGACGGCCTCGTCAAGATGCGCCTCGAGAACCCCGAGGAGTTCAAGCAGAAGTTCCTGGACATCCTGCGCAAGCAGGCCCGCCAGGCCGGCAAGGACTACGTGCTGTTCCCGGCGCTCACCGGCCCGAACTTCGCGTCGACGGTGTCCGCGAACTTCACCGCGAACATCATCCGCAACGTGTGGTCCTACGCGATCATCTTCTGCGGGCACTTCCCCGACGGCGCCGAGGTCTTCACCGAGGAGGAGCTGGAGAACGAGACGCAGGGCGAGTGGTACCTGCGCCAGCTGCTCGGCTCGGCCAACTTCACCGGCAACCGCCTGATGCACATCATGTCGGGGTCGCTCGGCTACCAGATCGAGCACCACCTGTTCCCCGACCTGCCCTCGAACCGCTACCCCGAGATCGCCGAGCGGGTCACGGCGCTGTGCGAGAAGTACGAGCTGCCCTACACCACCGGGTCGTTCCCGAAGCAGTTCTGGCAGGCCACGCGGTCGATCTGGCGGCTGTCGCTGCCGGCCAGGAAGATCCGTGAGGCCAACCAGAAGCGTCTCGAGGCCGGGCTGCCGCGCCAGCGGGGCAAGATCACGCCGCAGGGTGCGGAGAACTCCTCGGTCGCTCCGGCGCCGTCGTCGACGCCCGGCCACCCGACCTCGGTCTCGCCGGCCAGCCAGACGTGA
- a CDS encoding adenylate/guanylate cyclase domain-containing protein: protein MSTAGPSPAHRDLQRRTKVVLGAFVVVANVVGAAVVLALAGWVLPTRSLVTDVAGAVTTNVAVFAAYLVVAVVVGVVWGISWVRVPRPPDGGASPSRWQRHRRATRRVVLRVPTRLAVVQAVSWLLAVPLFAGMNALWSLRLALVVACVVALGGLATVAVAYRLSELALRREVARVLAHEPPSGYRLSGVGVRSVGGWVLGTGVPALGVALVAATSLLVPEQYTVRSLGLAVLVLTLIALVVGFGLNALTAASIAGPVVAVRRALGRVEDGDLDVTVAVTDATELGLLQAGFNTMAGGLRERDRIRALFGRHVGEEVARAALEGELELGGEVREVAVLFVDLVGSTRMAVDRPPTEVVELLNTFFAEVVDAVEAHHGWINKFEGDAALAVFGTPSDLADPAGCALAAARDLAARLDALDAVSAGIGVSAGQAVAGNIGDARRYEYTVIGDPVNEAARLTDLAKTVPGCVAASGAALTRAGAQERARWQVVGLAALRGRHEETEYSAPADRLAAHEACEPDAARPGVGKGQDLAAQA, encoded by the coding sequence GTGAGCACCGCCGGGCCGAGCCCGGCACACCGCGACCTGCAACGACGCACCAAGGTCGTCCTCGGTGCGTTCGTGGTGGTCGCCAACGTGGTGGGAGCGGCGGTGGTGCTCGCCCTCGCGGGGTGGGTGCTGCCGACGCGCTCGCTGGTCACCGACGTCGCGGGGGCCGTCACGACCAACGTGGCGGTCTTCGCGGCGTACCTCGTCGTCGCGGTCGTCGTCGGCGTGGTCTGGGGCATCTCCTGGGTCCGCGTCCCCCGCCCTCCCGACGGCGGGGCGTCCCCGTCCCGCTGGCAGCGGCACCGACGGGCGACCCGCCGGGTCGTCCTCCGGGTGCCGACCCGGCTCGCCGTCGTACAGGCCGTGTCGTGGCTGCTGGCCGTCCCGCTGTTCGCGGGCATGAACGCGCTCTGGTCGCTCCGGCTCGCCCTCGTCGTCGCGTGCGTGGTGGCGCTCGGCGGTCTCGCCACGGTCGCCGTCGCCTACCGGCTCTCCGAGCTCGCCCTGCGTCGCGAGGTCGCCCGCGTGCTCGCCCACGAGCCGCCCAGCGGCTACCGGCTCTCCGGCGTGGGCGTGCGCTCCGTCGGCGGTTGGGTCCTGGGCACCGGCGTCCCGGCGCTCGGCGTCGCCCTGGTCGCCGCGACGAGCCTGCTCGTCCCGGAGCAGTACACGGTGCGCTCGCTCGGGCTCGCCGTGCTCGTGCTGACGCTCATCGCCCTGGTCGTGGGGTTCGGGCTCAACGCCCTGACCGCCGCGTCGATCGCCGGGCCGGTGGTGGCGGTCCGCCGGGCCCTCGGCCGGGTGGAGGACGGCGACCTCGACGTGACCGTGGCGGTCACGGACGCCACGGAGCTGGGGCTGCTGCAGGCCGGGTTCAACACCATGGCGGGCGGCCTGCGCGAGCGCGACCGCATCCGGGCGCTCTTCGGCCGGCACGTCGGCGAGGAGGTCGCCCGGGCCGCGCTGGAGGGCGAGCTCGAGCTCGGCGGGGAGGTGCGCGAGGTCGCGGTGCTGTTCGTCGACCTCGTCGGCTCCACGCGGATGGCCGTCGACCGGCCGCCGACCGAGGTCGTGGAACTGCTCAACACGTTCTTCGCCGAGGTGGTCGACGCCGTCGAGGCCCACCACGGCTGGATCAACAAGTTCGAGGGCGACGCGGCGCTCGCCGTGTTCGGCACGCCGAGCGACCTGGCCGACCCGGCCGGGTGCGCCCTCGCCGCCGCCCGGGACCTCGCCGCCCGCCTGGACGCCCTGGACGCGGTGTCGGCCGGCATCGGGGTGTCCGCGGGGCAGGCCGTCGCGGGCAACATCGGCGACGCCCGGCGCTACGAGTACACCGTCATCGGCGACCCGGTGAACGAGGCCGCGCGGCTCACCGACCTGGCCAAGACGGTGCCCGGCTGCGTCGCGGCCTCCGGTGCCGCGCTGACCCGGGCCGGGGCGCAGGAGCGGGCCCGCTGGCAGGTCGTCGGCCTGGCGGCGCTGCGCGGCCGGCACGAGGAGACCGAGTACTCGGCCCCTGCGGACCGCCTCGCCGCGCACGAGGCCTGCGAGCCCGACGCGGCCCGACCCGGCGTCGGGAAGGGGCAGGATCTCGCGGCGCAGGCGTGA
- a CDS encoding adenylate/guanylate cyclase domain-containing protein has translation MPDETREAPHQVAWSTKVWVGALIVISNVVGAAILVGLAGWVLPFRALVADETTALRANLVLLAVYAPAAGLAAFAFGWAWLRVPDPPGPHPSEADLACHRQRARRVVLRAPIRLAVVQAVPWTIGVALFAVVDATWSRTLAVAVACMIALGGIATVTVAYRFSELLLRREVARVFVHEPPTEKGLPGVAVRSLGAWVMGTGVPLLGVLITAGTSLVYADYFTVQRLGLVVLVLALVALGVGFLVTVLSSTSIVASVTAVRRALRRVERGDLQTRVEVSDTTELGLLQSGFNTMVAGLRERDRVRELFGRQVGEAVAEAAVAGDVELGGEVREVAVLFVDLVGSTALAATRPPTEVVARLNVFFSEVVEGVERHGGWVNKFEGDAALAVFGAPQELDDPAARALAAARELADRLERTGAHAGIGVSAGEAVAGHVGDARRYEYTVIGDPVNEASRLCDLAKRSRRWGESGDAAWRGVVASGAALARAGDDEARRWLVIGAERLRGRTADTDVAVPRDRYVTPSFDVVPATNEVTRG, from the coding sequence ATGCCGGACGAGACGCGGGAAGCCCCGCACCAGGTCGCGTGGTCGACCAAGGTGTGGGTCGGCGCGCTCATCGTCATCTCGAACGTCGTCGGCGCCGCGATTCTCGTCGGTCTGGCGGGGTGGGTGCTGCCCTTCCGGGCCCTGGTGGCCGACGAGACGACCGCGCTGCGCGCCAACCTCGTCCTGCTCGCCGTCTACGCGCCGGCGGCCGGCCTCGCCGCCTTCGCGTTCGGCTGGGCCTGGTTGCGCGTCCCCGACCCGCCCGGCCCGCACCCGAGCGAGGCGGACCTGGCCTGCCACCGGCAACGCGCGCGCCGCGTCGTGCTCCGGGCGCCGATCCGGCTCGCGGTGGTGCAGGCCGTGCCGTGGACGATCGGCGTGGCGCTGTTCGCGGTGGTCGACGCGACCTGGTCGCGGACGCTCGCCGTCGCGGTCGCCTGCATGATCGCGCTCGGCGGCATCGCGACCGTCACCGTCGCCTACCGCTTCTCCGAGCTGCTGCTGCGGCGTGAGGTCGCCCGCGTCTTCGTCCACGAGCCGCCGACCGAGAAGGGCCTGCCCGGGGTGGCGGTGCGCTCGCTCGGGGCGTGGGTGATGGGGACCGGGGTGCCCCTGCTCGGCGTCCTGATCACCGCGGGGACGTCGCTCGTCTACGCCGACTACTTCACCGTGCAGCGGCTCGGCCTCGTCGTCCTCGTGCTCGCGCTCGTCGCGCTCGGCGTCGGCTTCCTCGTGACCGTGCTGTCGTCCACCTCGATCGTCGCCTCGGTGACCGCCGTCCGCCGCGCGCTGCGCCGCGTCGAGCGGGGCGACCTGCAGACGCGGGTCGAGGTCTCCGACACGACCGAGCTCGGGCTCCTCCAGTCCGGCTTCAACACGATGGTCGCGGGCCTGCGCGAACGGGACCGGGTGCGGGAGCTGTTCGGCCGCCAGGTCGGCGAGGCCGTGGCGGAGGCCGCGGTGGCGGGGGACGTGGAGCTCGGCGGGGAGGTGCGCGAGGTCGCCGTGCTGTTCGTCGACCTCGTGGGCTCCACGGCGCTCGCCGCGACCCGGCCCCCGACGGAGGTCGTCGCCCGGCTCAACGTCTTCTTCTCCGAGGTCGTCGAGGGCGTGGAGCGCCACGGCGGCTGGGTGAACAAGTTCGAGGGCGACGCCGCGCTCGCGGTGTTCGGGGCCCCGCAGGAGCTCGACGACCCGGCCGCTCGGGCCCTGGCGGCGGCCCGGGAACTGGCCGACCGGCTCGAGCGCACCGGCGCCCACGCGGGCATCGGGGTGTCGGCCGGGGAGGCGGTCGCGGGCCACGTCGGGGACGCGCGGCGCTACGAGTACACCGTGATCGGCGACCCGGTGAACGAGGCCTCCCGGCTGTGCGACCTCGCCAAGCGCAGCCGCCGCTGGGGCGAGAGCGGGGACGCGGCGTGGCGCGGGGTCGTCGCGTCCGGGGCGGCGCTGGCGCGGGCCGGCGACGACGAGGCCCGGCGCTGGCTGGTGATCGGGGCCGAACGGCTGCGCGGCCGGACCGCCGACACCGACGTCGCCGTGCCCCGCGACCGATACGTCACGCCGTCCTTCGACGTCGTTCCCGCCACGAACGAGGTCACGCGCGGTTAA
- a CDS encoding NAD-binding protein — MTTAGAAPSGGTRPGSRTERFVICGENLLTLRIVEALRRQRGDGTEIVVVVADRTGRYVDRIEAAPGVRVVEGGPSDDDRTLLAAGVRGATAVALVDREDVTNIHRALRVQEIDPSVRLVLRLFDTGLAARIESILPTATVLSVSETAAPAFVAQAIGRYTRQHVRVGGRAFVVAGRHEVREAAVVCGLAANSQTGAAGGPRLLPDDTDDRADYVLALAESRAQRRDQLRRRRWRQALADVVGRAMTRVRGTLTRRLARATLGLVVLFLLGTAAFATVGGYSLGDAIYLAVLDSAGAAQPDTQASLPVRVIQACVTVVGIAIIPLVTAVVVESAVSSRAVERGGRLPRRDHVVVVGLGDVGQRIVTALRDRGVPVVAVDRDADSPGAAAAGRSRVPVVHGDASSEQVLRAAGVEQARALVAVTTDDATNLQAALVARSVQRTVRVVLRLRDDDLAARVERSMDAISRSVSYVAAPVFAAALRDGQVLATIPVGRRILLMAEVTVERASLVTGLPVGVLTDVGQVRVVGVFRGAGPDAVLEMPPRPQRGLKVGDRLLVVATRAGLGAVLERCASRSAVAG, encoded by the coding sequence GTGACGACGGCGGGGGCGGCACCGTCCGGGGGAACGCGGCCCGGCAGTCGGACGGAGCGCTTCGTCATCTGTGGGGAGAACCTGCTGACGCTCCGGATCGTGGAGGCGCTGCGGCGTCAGCGGGGTGACGGCACCGAGATCGTCGTCGTGGTCGCCGACCGCACCGGGCGCTACGTCGACCGGATCGAGGCCGCGCCCGGCGTGCGGGTGGTCGAGGGCGGACCCTCCGACGACGACCGCACCCTGCTCGCGGCCGGCGTCCGCGGCGCGACCGCGGTCGCCCTGGTCGACCGCGAGGACGTCACCAACATCCACCGGGCGCTGCGGGTGCAGGAGATCGACCCGTCGGTCCGGCTCGTGCTGCGGCTGTTCGACACCGGCCTGGCCGCCCGCATCGAGTCCATCCTCCCGACGGCGACGGTGCTCTCGGTCTCCGAGACCGCCGCGCCCGCGTTCGTCGCCCAGGCGATCGGGCGGTACACCCGCCAGCACGTCCGGGTCGGCGGTCGCGCCTTCGTGGTCGCGGGCCGGCACGAGGTGCGGGAGGCGGCCGTCGTCTGCGGGCTCGCCGCGAACTCCCAGACCGGGGCGGCCGGCGGTCCGCGACTCCTGCCCGACGACACCGACGACCGGGCCGACTACGTGCTCGCCCTCGCCGAGTCGCGGGCGCAGCGCCGGGACCAGCTGCGGCGACGGCGCTGGCGACAGGCGCTCGCGGACGTCGTCGGGCGGGCGATGACCCGGGTGCGGGGCACGCTGACGCGCCGGCTCGCGCGTGCGACGCTCGGGCTCGTCGTGCTGTTCCTGCTCGGCACCGCGGCCTTCGCGACCGTCGGCGGCTACTCCCTGGGCGACGCGATCTACCTCGCGGTCCTCGACTCCGCCGGCGCCGCGCAGCCCGACACCCAGGCGAGCCTCCCGGTCCGGGTGATCCAGGCCTGCGTCACCGTCGTCGGCATCGCGATCATCCCGCTGGTCACCGCCGTGGTGGTGGAGAGCGCGGTCAGCTCGCGGGCGGTGGAGCGCGGCGGGCGCCTGCCGCGCCGCGACCACGTCGTCGTGGTGGGGCTGGGCGACGTGGGGCAGCGCATCGTCACCGCCCTGCGCGACCGCGGCGTGCCGGTGGTGGCCGTGGACCGCGACGCCGACTCGCCGGGTGCGGCCGCCGCGGGCCGGTCGCGGGTGCCCGTGGTGCACGGCGACGCGAGCAGCGAGCAGGTGCTGCGGGCCGCGGGGGTGGAGCAGGCGCGGGCGCTGGTCGCGGTGACCACCGACGACGCCACCAACCTGCAGGCGGCCCTCGTGGCCCGCTCGGTGCAGCGGACGGTGCGGGTGGTGCTGCGGCTGCGCGACGACGACCTCGCGGCGCGGGTGGAGCGGAGCATGGACGCGATCTCGCGCAGCGTCTCCTACGTCGCGGCGCCGGTCTTCGCGGCGGCCCTGCGGGACGGCCAGGTGCTGGCCACCATCCCGGTCGGCCGCCGGATCCTGCTCATGGCGGAGGTGACCGTGGAGCGGGCGTCGCTGGTCACCGGGCTGCCGGTCGGGGTGCTCACCGACGTGGGCCAGGTCCGGGTGGTGGGCGTGTTCCGGGGCGCCGGTCCGGACGCGGTGCTGGAGATGCCGCCGCGGCCGCAGCGGGGGCTCAAGGTCGGCGACCGGCTCCTCGTCGTCGCCACCCGCGCCGGACTGGGCGCGGTGCTCGAGCGCTGCGCGTCCCGGTCCGCCGTCGCAGGATGA
- a CDS encoding Dabb family protein: MIRNVVVGVAKDGVTAEQVEEALQALRDLRVEGLEFDLLAGQDRGLRPGNASYCLTVDFPDDEAYRVYDADPEHNRIRQELFAPISTEIRRIQFALPDHH; the protein is encoded by the coding sequence ATGATCCGCAACGTCGTGGTGGGTGTGGCGAAGGACGGCGTGACCGCCGAGCAGGTCGAGGAGGCGCTGCAGGCCCTGCGCGACCTGCGGGTCGAGGGCCTGGAGTTCGACCTGCTCGCCGGGCAGGACCGCGGGCTGCGTCCGGGCAACGCGTCCTACTGCCTCACCGTCGACTTCCCCGACGACGAGGCCTACCGCGTCTACGACGCGGACCCGGAGCACAACCGCATCCGGCAGGAACTGTTCGCGCCGATCTCGACGGAGATCCGGCGCATCCAGTTCGCGCTGCCGGACCACCACTGA
- a CDS encoding aldo/keto reductase, whose translation MKTTRLGKTELEVSRIAFGTWQVSGEWGSYDADQAQRAIRHALDLGVNFFDTAQAYGFGESEEVLANALRSELDSNRDSVVIATKGGINPGTDRPRDSSREYLRSGVESSLKAMKIDHIDLYQIHWPDTDTPFEDTAGYLQELVDEGKIRHVGVSNYDEQQLAAFDRRRPVETLQPPYHLFRRGIEEKILPYVRENDIGTLVYSPLGSGLLTGTMDSSTTFEDSDWRSQASAFQGEKFEKNLAVIERLKSFAADKGVEVSQLAIAWVLAQEGIDVAIVGARSDRNIERSLAAVDVELSAEDVAEIEKITADGVQVSGASPEGVA comes from the coding sequence ATGAAGACGACGAGGCTCGGCAAGACGGAGCTCGAGGTGTCCCGGATCGCGTTCGGGACGTGGCAGGTGTCGGGCGAGTGGGGCTCCTACGACGCGGACCAGGCCCAGCGCGCGATCCGCCACGCCCTCGACCTCGGGGTGAACTTCTTCGACACCGCCCAGGCCTACGGGTTCGGCGAGTCCGAGGAGGTCCTCGCGAACGCCCTGCGCAGCGAGCTCGACTCGAACCGCGACTCCGTGGTCATCGCGACCAAGGGCGGGATCAACCCCGGCACCGACCGGCCCCGCGACTCCAGCCGCGAGTACCTCCGCTCCGGCGTCGAGTCGAGCCTGAAGGCGATGAAGATCGACCACATCGACCTCTACCAGATCCACTGGCCGGACACCGACACGCCGTTCGAGGACACCGCCGGCTACCTGCAGGAACTCGTCGACGAGGGCAAGATCCGCCACGTCGGCGTGTCGAACTACGACGAGCAGCAGTTGGCGGCCTTCGACCGGCGCCGGCCCGTCGAGACGCTCCAGCCACCGTACCACCTCTTCCGCCGTGGCATCGAGGAGAAGATCCTCCCCTACGTGCGCGAGAACGACATCGGCACGCTGGTCTACTCCCCGCTCGGGTCCGGGCTGCTGACCGGCACCATGGACTCCTCGACCACGTTCGAGGACTCCGACTGGCGCTCGCAGGCCTCGGCGTTCCAGGGCGAGAAGTTCGAGAAGAACCTCGCCGTGATCGAGCGTCTCAAGTCGTTCGCCGCCGACAAGGGCGTCGAGGTCTCGCAGCTCGCGATCGCCTGGGTGCTCGCGCAGGAGGGCATCGACGTGGCGATCGTCGGCGCCCGCTCCGACCGCAACATCGAGCGCTCCCTCGCGGCCGTCGACGTCGAGCTGTCCGCCGAGGACGTCGCCGAGATCGAGAAGATCACCGCCGACGGCGTGCAGGTCTCGGGTGCCTCGCCCGAGGGCGTCGCCTGA
- a CDS encoding nucleotide disphospho-sugar-binding domain-containing protein gives MRILVAALGSPGHAFPLVPLTAALQDAGHEVTFATGPDVAPTIATAGVPTLAVGRPLFDVFREVMVARGMTGPPTSTQGTREIAGEVFGAAMPRQYAPALRDHLAEHPVDLVIAETGAPGAALAAHATGTPCVLHSFGRRPVPVAPFAVRAREPLARVAAEVGIEVAVDAPLGHAYLDVCPPSMQDPETAGTLTGLAELPLRPTGWNPPTPDFVLRRRPGTRWVLLTLGTAFGDAGVLRAAVEGLAAPDLDVLVATGSVDAGELADLDRDGVQVEPFVPQAELLRSDDRPAVVVHHGGSGTTLSCAGAGVPQLFLPQGADQFFNAAAVVATGAGRQLLGPEATPPGVRKAVRELLDDGPERASARALAAEVAAIPSPADVAAEVEAWGRPAQPAM, from the coding sequence GTGCGCATCCTCGTGGCCGCCCTCGGTTCGCCCGGGCACGCCTTCCCCCTCGTGCCGCTGACGGCCGCCCTGCAGGACGCCGGGCACGAGGTCACCTTCGCCACCGGGCCGGACGTCGCGCCGACGATCGCGACGGCGGGCGTGCCCACCCTCGCCGTCGGGCGGCCGTTGTTCGACGTGTTCCGCGAGGTCATGGTGGCGCGGGGGATGACCGGACCGCCCACCTCGACGCAGGGCACCCGGGAGATCGCGGGCGAGGTGTTCGGCGCGGCGATGCCGCGGCAGTACGCCCCGGCGCTGCGCGACCACCTGGCCGAGCACCCCGTGGACCTGGTGATCGCCGAGACCGGCGCGCCCGGGGCGGCCCTCGCCGCGCACGCCACCGGCACCCCGTGCGTGCTGCACTCCTTCGGGCGCCGCCCGGTCCCCGTCGCCCCCTTCGCCGTGCGGGCGCGGGAACCGCTGGCGCGGGTCGCGGCGGAGGTCGGGATCGAGGTCGCCGTCGACGCCCCGCTCGGCCACGCCTACCTCGACGTGTGCCCGCCGTCGATGCAGGACCCGGAGACCGCGGGGACCCTGACGGGCCTCGCCGAGCTGCCGCTGCGGCCCACCGGGTGGAACCCGCCGACCCCCGACTTCGTCCTCCGCCGCCGACCGGGGACCCGCTGGGTGCTGCTCACCCTCGGGACGGCGTTCGGCGATGCGGGTGTGCTCCGCGCGGCGGTCGAGGGCCTCGCGGCGCCGGACCTCGACGTGCTCGTCGCCACCGGCTCGGTGGACGCGGGCGAGCTCGCCGACCTCGACCGCGACGGCGTCCAGGTCGAGCCGTTCGTGCCGCAGGCCGAGCTGCTCCGGTCCGACGACCGGCCCGCCGTCGTGGTCCACCACGGCGGCAGCGGCACCACGCTCTCCTGCGCCGGAGCGGGGGTGCCCCAGCTGTTCCTGCCGCAGGGCGCGGACCAGTTCTTCAACGCCGCCGCCGTCGTGGCGACGGGCGCGGGCCGGCAGCTCCTCGGGCCCGAGGCGACCCCACCCGGCGTCCGGAAGGCCGTGCGGGAGCTGCTCGACGACGGGCCGGAGCGGGCCTCCGCCCGCGCGCTGGCGGCGGAGGTCGCCGCGATCCCCTCGCCGGCCGACGTGGCCGCGGAGGTGGAGGCCTGGGGCCGGCCGGCTCAGCCGGCGATGTAG
- a CDS encoding CBS domain-containing protein, with protein MRIRDVLKAKPAGVLTVEPTTPVPSLLAALAARGVGAAVVVDDAGGVVGMVSERDVVRHLHHRGRAVLTDTVASIMTAPVTTCGPDDEVDSLGAIMTERRIRHLPVLEDGKLTGIVSIGDVVATRLDMLEAHRTQLEAYIAG; from the coding sequence ATGCGCATCCGGGACGTCCTGAAGGCCAAGCCCGCCGGGGTGCTGACGGTGGAGCCGACCACGCCCGTGCCGAGCCTGCTCGCGGCGCTGGCCGCCCGCGGCGTCGGGGCCGCCGTCGTCGTCGACGACGCGGGCGGCGTCGTCGGGATGGTGTCCGAGCGCGACGTCGTCCGGCACCTCCACCACCGGGGCCGGGCCGTGCTCACCGACACCGTCGCCTCGATCATGACCGCCCCCGTCACCACCTGCGGTCCCGACGACGAGGTGGACTCCCTCGGCGCGATCATGACCGAGCGCCGCATCCGCCACCTCCCCGTGCTCGAGGACGGGAAGCTGACGGGGATCGTCAGCATCGGCGACGTGGTCGCGACCCGGCTCGACATGCTCGAGGCGCACCGCACCCAGCTCGAGGCCTACATCGCCGGCTGA